From one Suricata suricatta isolate VVHF042 chromosome 8, meerkat_22Aug2017_6uvM2_HiC, whole genome shotgun sequence genomic stretch:
- the ATP5PB gene encoding ATP synthase F(0) complex subunit B1, mitochondrial, whose amino-acid sequence MLSRVVLSAAAAAAPRLKNAAFLGPGVLQATRIFHTGQPSLAPVPPLPEHGGKVRFGLIPEEFFQFLYPKTGVTGPYVLGTGLILYFLSKEIYVITAETFSAISTIGLLIYVVKKYGASVGEFADKLNEQKIAQLEEVKQASIKQIQDAIDMEKSQQALVQKRHYLFDVQRNNIAMALELTYRERLHRVYKEVKNRLDYHISVQNMMRRKEQEHMVNWVEKHVVQSISAQQEKETIAKCIADLKLLAKKAQAQPIL is encoded by the exons GGTATTGCAGGCAACAAGGATCTTTCACACAGGGCAGCCAAGCCTTGCCCCTGTTCCACCCCTTCCTGAACATGGAGGAAAAGTTCGTTTTGGGCTGATCCCCGAGGAGTTCTTCCAGTTCCTTTATCCCAAAACTGGTGTAACAG gaCCCTATGTGCTTGGAACTGGGCTTATCTTATATTTTCTGTCCAAAGAAATATATGTGATTACTGCAGAGACCTTTTCTGCCATATCAACAATAGGGTTGCTTATCTATGTAGTTAAAAAATACGGTGCCTCTGTTGGAGAATTTGCTGATAAACTCAATGAG CAAAAAATTGCCCAGCTAGAAGAGGTGAAACAGGCTTCCATCAAACAGATCCAGGATGCAATCGATATGGAGAAGTCCCAGCAAGCACTGGTTCAAAAGCGCCATTACCTCTTTGATGTCCAGAGG AATAACATTGCCATGGCGCTGGAGCTCACCTACCGGGAACGGCTGCATCGAGTGTACAAGGAGGTGAAGAACCGCCTGGACTATCACATCTCCGTGCAGAACATGATGCGCCGAAAGGAGCAGGAGCACATGGTGAACTGGGTGGAGAAGCATGTGGTGCAGAGCATCTCCGCACAGCAG GAGAAGGAGACCATTGCCAAGTGCATTGCAGACCTAAAGCTCCTTGCAAAGAAGGCTCAAGCCCAGCCAATTTTGTAA